From Acidimicrobiia bacterium, the proteins below share one genomic window:
- a CDS encoding DUF4446 family protein produces MDVLGLGIALVALALAVVALVSLGKERRRYASIPRDGNLLESIRGFDEDLANVEAAVARLGPLVKSLAERMPGALRYAAVVTFDAQDERTGHLSRSIALLNERRDGLVITLLHGPRQTLFFTKMISDGQGTEPLSPEEQAAVERALGGQ; encoded by the coding sequence ATGGACGTCCTTGGATTGGGGATCGCGCTGGTAGCCCTGGCGCTCGCCGTTGTTGCGCTCGTCTCGCTGGGTAAGGAGCGGCGGCGTTACGCGTCGATCCCCCGTGATGGAAACCTCCTCGAATCGATCCGCGGATTCGACGAGGATCTGGCGAATGTCGAGGCCGCTGTCGCCCGCCTTGGGCCGCTGGTGAAGTCGTTGGCCGAGCGGATGCCGGGTGCGCTCCGGTACGCCGCGGTGGTCACCTTCGATGCCCAGGACGAGCGCACCGGTCACCTGTCACGGTCGATCGCCCTCCTCAACGAGCGGCGCGACGGCCTGGTCATCACCTTGCTCCATGGGCCCCGCCAGACCCTCTTCTTCACCAAGATGATCAGCGACGGCCAGGGCACCGAGCCCTTGTCGCCTGAGGAGCAGGCAGCGGTAGAGCGAGCCCTGGGGGGGCAGTAG
- the serS gene encoding serine--tRNA ligase, which produces MLDVALLRNDPEGLAESFRRRGLTIDVTALVVLDQERRAARVHAEELRAEQNRAGKEIAGLSGPDKQKAIDAVAVLAENYKAALGTADELDARFEGLWTPLPNPPHESAPIGAGEEDNVEISRWGEAPSFGFEPKDHVDLGEALGIIDIERAVKVSGSRFAYLKGAAVLLEFGLVQWAMGRLIAEGFVPVIPPVLVRDTALFGTGFFPGARDQVYAVGASGPDGQLTESDDLYLVGTSEVPLAGMHYDEIFESADLPIRYAGFSTCFRREAGTYGKDTRGMFRVHQFDKVEMFSFVHPDDSWAEHERILGIEESLVRELGIPYRVVNVSTGDLGDSAAKKYDLEAWFPGQGAYREITSCSNTTDYQARRLKIRYRSGSGTDFVHTLNGTAVAVGRMLIAILENFQQEDGSVIVPEVLRPALGTDRLAP; this is translated from the coding sequence ATGCTTGATGTCGCCCTGCTTCGCAATGATCCCGAGGGGTTGGCCGAGTCGTTTCGGCGTCGCGGACTGACGATCGACGTGACGGCGCTGGTCGTTCTCGATCAGGAACGACGAGCGGCACGGGTCCACGCCGAGGAACTGCGGGCCGAACAGAACCGAGCCGGCAAGGAAATCGCGGGCCTGTCCGGACCCGACAAGCAGAAGGCGATCGACGCGGTGGCGGTGCTCGCCGAGAACTACAAGGCCGCCCTGGGCACCGCCGACGAGCTCGATGCACGGTTCGAGGGGCTGTGGACACCCCTTCCGAATCCGCCCCATGAGTCGGCTCCCATCGGTGCCGGCGAGGAAGACAACGTCGAGATCAGCAGGTGGGGCGAGGCTCCATCGTTCGGGTTCGAGCCGAAGGACCATGTCGATCTCGGTGAGGCGCTGGGTATCATCGATATCGAGCGCGCCGTCAAGGTGTCCGGTTCGCGGTTCGCGTACCTCAAGGGCGCCGCGGTCCTGCTGGAGTTCGGCCTGGTGCAGTGGGCGATGGGGCGTCTCATCGCCGAGGGCTTCGTACCGGTGATCCCCCCGGTGCTTGTGCGCGACACCGCGCTGTTCGGCACGGGGTTCTTTCCGGGCGCTCGCGACCAGGTGTACGCGGTGGGGGCGAGCGGTCCGGACGGGCAGTTGACCGAGAGCGACGACCTCTACCTCGTTGGCACCTCGGAGGTCCCTCTGGCCGGCATGCACTACGACGAGATTTTCGAGTCCGCCGATCTGCCCATCAGGTACGCCGGCTTCTCCACGTGCTTCCGCCGCGAGGCGGGCACGTACGGCAAGGACACTCGGGGGATGTTCCGGGTGCATCAGTTCGACAAGGTCGAGATGTTCTCGTTCGTTCACCCCGACGACTCTTGGGCCGAGCACGAACGGATCCTCGGCATCGAGGAGTCGCTGGTACGCGAACTGGGCATCCCCTACCGGGTGGTGAATGTCTCGACCGGCGACCTCGGCGACTCGGCTGCCAAGAAGTACGACCTCGAAGCCTGGTTCCCCGGCCAGGGGGCGTACCGCGAGATCACCTCGTGCTCGAACACCACCGATTACCAGGCGAGGCGGCTGAAGATCCGATACCGGTCTGGTTCCGGTACCGATTTCGTCCACACCCTCAACGGGACCGCAGTGGCCGTCGGTCGCATGCTGATCGCCATTCTCGAGAACTTCCAGCAGGAGGACGGATCGGTGATCGTTCCGGAGGTGCTTCGCCCCGCGCTGGGCACCGACCGGCTCGCGCCGTGA
- a CDS encoding MerR family transcriptional regulator, with amino-acid sequence MIETHDPGDDSLFFQIGEVAERVGLSLRTIRYYEEIGLVVPSGRTDGGFRLYRVDDIRRLELVKVLKPTGMALEHLVELLAIDSMEAPSAADLRRLNDLVAHTQAKIAKLRLKLDIATDALEALGP; translated from the coding sequence ATGATCGAGACTCATGACCCGGGGGACGACTCGCTCTTCTTCCAGATCGGCGAAGTGGCTGAACGCGTCGGCCTGTCGCTGCGGACAATCCGGTACTACGAGGAGATCGGTTTGGTGGTGCCCTCGGGACGTACGGACGGGGGCTTCCGGTTGTATCGGGTCGATGACATACGGAGACTCGAGCTGGTCAAGGTGCTCAAACCGACCGGTATGGCCCTCGAGCACCTCGTCGAGCTCTTGGCCATCGATTCGATGGAAGCGCCGTCGGCCGCCGATCTGCGGCGGCTGAACGATCTTGTTGCACACACCCAGGCGAAGATCGCCAAGCTCCGCCTCAAGCTGGACATAGCAACCGACGCTCTCGAAGCGTTGGGGCCGTAG